The genomic interval ACAGAATAACTGAGAGGCAATGGATGAAAACAAAACTTTATTAAAAGGTTAGGGACTAGTGGTGCATGCCAAGTAGCATTTTACCCAAATAAAATACCTTTTCATAGTCAGAATAAGATGCCAATAACTCTTGTGACTCTGAAGGACCAGCATCCTTGCATGGGCGAGAAAATTTCCAGGCACATTGTTCCCAAACACGTGCAGTCCATCTACTCAATAGCTGGAAACCTTCAACAACCATATCATACATGTTTCCTTTAACTTCTTTGCACCACTCAACATCTGCACCATCAGTAGATTTCAACAGCAAAAGCTGTacaaacaattttgaaaaaagagtAACAATGGTTTAGAAATTTATATAGCAGCGATAGAAATGTGTCTGCATATGATGAAATGAAACTGTGGAACTCAGATTGGAGAAGCACCTGATTTATTGATGAAGCAAAACGGATAGCAAAATCATCATGCTCAGCACGGATGGCTCCAATATGATTGACAATTAGATAATGCCTCTGATAAGTAATTATGTCAAGGTTGTACTAAGGCAAGAGCTAAAATTTTTGCACTGAACAAGTTGATGGATATGCCACAAGACATATCAAAAAGGTTTTAAATAATAGACATGGAAGAAAAATTAAGTGATAATTTTAGGACCAcattaataacaaaaattcaaagtttAGGTTTAACATCATTATCTTATTCTTGGACCTAAGCCACGAATGCTGCATGCTGTCAGCTATAATaattacttgatatgcatctTAAAGCAGAGATCATCACAAGCATATTTTATTAGTTCCATATATGGTACAAAGACCCAAAAAAAGGTTCACTAGATCAAAAGACAACAAATATTAATTGCAATGAGTTTTACGCAAAACATAACTTAATAATATTTCACACAGGATATTCTTGTGCTTCCCGGGGTGGAAGTTCATGAGGTGATGGAAGAGTGAGAAGACGAGTTTGGCTGGAGAATTTTTGGAAGTACATTGACAATTCTTTCAAAATTGCAGCAGGAGAAAGATGAAGATCAGGGAATGCAGGAATTACTGGATCATTCTacaccaagaaaaagaaagctatTAATTCAATTATGCCAACTTGTTATCAAAAAATGCAAGGGAGAAAATATGTAATGAACAATTTTGATTCCTATATGGAATTGTAGATCAGCACTGTTGCACAATACCTTAAATATACTGATCAGTCTATTGATTTTCACCCTCTTGTACAGTGACTCGCTATCTTTCTCTGATGATGTTGCCATGACAACAAGAACAGGCAACACTCGGAGAAGCATGTGCCGCTCAGGAAACAGAAGGGCAAAATCCAATTCCAAGGACTCAACAGCAAAGACTATAAGAACTTGAAGGATGTCTTCTACACTATATTCAGTCAAGGTCCTCAATAATCATTAAAAAGAATTgtccaaaaaataaattaaaaagaatgtAGCATGGACTCCACATGAGGGTTTGATAGAAAAGGCATACTATTTTCCTCATAAACCTGGCAACACAACAAACATTCATCAAACAAGGTTTAACCTGAACACCAAATAGTATAATTGTTCTTTTAAGGTATCATGCAGGGGATGCAAGCACTGCATTCACCACAAACACATATGAGACAGGATACTTGTTTACACGGAACATCTCCACATGCAAGTTCAATAAGATAGCCCACCTTGAGCTCAAGAAAATCTGTAACAGAAAACAGTAAAACAATATTAGTTATCACGAATTCAAGTGAAAGGAAACCAATGTTTAATGTTTCTAAACCATTATCCTAAAGAACCACAAAGGCACACCTGTAAATCATCCAATTCCTCCCTCATAGAGTCAGTATCTGGCCACTGAACACTGACCTGTGTGAATGTCCTGTCAAAGGGGGAATAGGTCAAAAAGAGAATGACATTAAACTTCACTAAACATCTATGCGGAGGAGATTGCCCAAGTTTAAACTCAATTCTACTGATTTCTAGAACACCAAcaataaaacataaattttaaaaccataaaatagTGAATTGAACTTTGATGATCAACTAGTAAGTTtaaactttcaaaattctcagACCTCATAAATAAACATACCCTAGAGAATTATATCCAATAAGCTAGATGAGTTTTCTTGAAAGCAAATGTAGCAAATGTTTGAGTGAATGGTATTTCCGACTCAACCAGGCAAGGCTCCTATCATGGCTTAATTACTGGTTTTCAGCTTGTTTTCTAGCTTTTTGTTTCTCCAGCTTTTGATTCAACGCTTATTGTTTTTCACTCATGTATACATCTGAAGCACATTGATTACCATTTgggattttttgttttcatataTCTTTAGCTGCATTCCTGCAACAGTCTCTCTATATCTAAGTATTTCTTTGTTTGCAACAGATATCAATCAGCTGAAACCAATTTAATCTGCAACAGAGAGTGAGTGAGACAATTTAAGCAACCTAAGTCCTCATCTCTAGATCTTCTCTGTTTATTGTCATCATCCACTTTTTGGTACCTTTAAAGACAAATTTAATCTGCCGTTTAAACCAAACCACTCCCCAAAATCCGATTGATGATAAACATTCAGCACCAAACCCGATACTATATTGCTGCATTTATAAAGATTCTACGCAAATTATACAGCCTACAACCAAATCCAAGTCTATTTTGCAATCTAAGAGAGAAACAAGCAATATGCaataactaaaaatcattctTACCGCTTGTACCAGGAGAAGTCATTAGGTATGCTTGCTTTAGCATTTTTTAGATGATCAAGTTGCACTAAAACATCGAGTAACTTCAACATGGACCTAgatatgagaaaaaaataataaagtaagCATAAGTATGGTATCTTACGAGAAGAGCTTATTCTAACATCAAcatttaaatgttaattaGAAGGTTGCATATTTACATATTCAGCAGTCCAATAGGTAATTAcagcaaaagaaaacaagatgagattctcaaaaataaaataaaaaacatatcaagtcaaataaaacAAGGGAATTGTCACAACATACCAGAGGTGAGTTATTGTAGGGCCATTAATGCATCGCTCAGGCCTAGAAAAGCGTTGCATGTCAGCTGCTAGCTGTGTTACAAAATTAACAGTTATCAGTAAATGACAACACGCAACCTTAAGAAAAAACAGAATATTAAAAGGAGTAACCAGATAGGTACTTTAGATGCAGCTGATGCTTGCCATCGCTGTATTTCACGCAACCGACTCATCTCCAAGTCCAGAACTTGATATGTTTCTAGATATAAGTCAGCTTGACTATGCTTCATAGAATCAGGAAGCTgccacatcatgcacaataAGTAACGCACTTGCACAAGAGAACCAAAATTGCAAATGTGATGAGCTTTCTTATTAAAGGGAAATGATCAAAGGAACATTTCTCCATATGATGCTAATTGGTATCATGATGGTCATGATGATATACTcaaagcaattttttttttccttttgagtCCTTAACTATGCCAAGGTACCTGAGGAAGTGCTTTGACACAACTGCGGTATGTGTAAAGCACTGATGCCATCTCCTTCCCTTCCAGGATGAGTGTGTTCTGCCATGccatcaaaatattaaatcagagacaaaaagaaaacatagaaatgatcaaaattttgCAATAACTCTTGACTCTGGAAAGTTCAAGTGAAAATGGAGTATTTATGCAGAGAAGCAAAAAGTAGTGAACAATATCAACATACAAGCTGATTGAGCGCTTTGGTGTCCTCAGAAAGAGACAAACGATAGGCAGAAACATCGCTATACTctgaaaaacagaaaatttgTTCATTAGCTATATATAAACAAGAGGCCATTAATACAATGGATCTATTCCCAGGTTCTGCAGTCATCCTCCTCTTCACTACTCCCAAAAGAGACTCACAAATGCATATTTcgtacaaattaaatttccAAAACTTTAAGATTCAAGCTCTGCAATGATTCAAATGAACATGAAGTTTCATTCTTCAAACTTAAATCTACTcgttaaaaaaaagaaaaaactgaaatataaagagagagagagagagagagagagagagagagagggaagtACCAATGGGACTATTAGTTGCTCCTCTTTCAGTTGACACCAAAACTGCTGGTCCTTGTACTTCCGGTTGCTCATcctaacaaaaataaatttaaaccaaaaaaatcgaaagaaaattttaaaaaaaattaaatgcatttttttcattaatttgatGGCAAAGAAGTTAAATTCGATTTCTACAAATTtgcttcctttttgttttcaaaaagcTATAATGTAAAGCATACAATGCAATGCATTGTAATTTTGcgaaaaataaaacaactcatttAGGAAACAAATCTACAGAAATTAAATTGTAACTTCTTTGGAAGCAAATTAATGAAAGCAAAGCTAAAATAGGAAAACATAAAAGTTACTTTCTAAGTAATTAATTACCTCTAGGGAGAATGTGGATAAAGCTGCAATGGCTTCTTCAACTGGAACTGCTGccatttttgaaagaaattgcttgaaatttttttttcaaaaatcaatttaagtatttaagctctttttttccttttcaaaattataacaTTCTTTGAGGTAAACTTTtgcttttttacttttattttcttttttgggtaaCAAAAATAGAATCGTTCGTTTTTCGATCCTGAGCGACTCGGAACGGGAAAAGGCTGTCGGAAAGTGAGTTGATGGCTCGAGTCTTCAACATTTAGTAGAGCTGGAACTGTAGGTTGTTTTTACTAGATTGGACATGATGTGCTTGTTAAATTACGTCAATGCCATCGAGAATTTAGAAATTACAtgtaagaattttttttatatattttaaaatttttctccatatgattaataaaattaatctaaaattttatttttttataacattcaattaattttttctatatttattttaaaattaagagtattatttttatattatataatactgatataatataatgataataatgatGTGACATGTTATCATAATCTCATCTTTTAATAGCATTAGATAACAAATCACATAATGTGACATAaaatctataaatattattttaattaatgttaattaatcaattgttaataaaaaattttatttaaattaaaataaaaaatattaatttaattaaacatgataaaaaataaaaatttattatatttatttaaattgtttaaaacaaattaagagAATTATAgcttagaaaaaaaaacctagtAGAGGTGAAGAGGACAAAAAAGACATGCTATTGTAGGAGTGAGGGCCCAAAGTGGTTAAGATTTGTTAGGATTTGTTGAAATGTATAAGAATAATGCTTCACACTTTCTTTCCTACCTTTTTGGGTTATACTTTCGAAACAATTTTATATGATCTTAGCTAGCTTTGAGGTCAAGCATGGATCAGATTTCGTTTCCATTAAGGAAAAATTGGGCTGCCACTAATTGAGTAGATGTGTGATTCAAGCAAAAAACAAGGAAACAGAATAATTAGAGCATGCTTGTATTCTTTTTATTGGATTAAGTCTAACAAACAGCCTGGTTGACTTCAGAGTTAGCTGAGGCCACGATTTAAATGTAAGAGTTTACAAAGAAATGGTGGCAATATGCACAGGGTATTCACCTTCAACATGGCTGCACGTATATTTGCTTAGATTGGCAGGTGAAATTAGTGGGAAGAATACAGTTATGaacaaaatattgaaataatttaCAGTTACAATATGCTCTGAATTTTGCAGCAATGGAAATGTTAGCTGGCTGCAAATCCAAATAAGGAATGCTTGATTATGATGCTAGTTAGAACTATACAACATGAGAATTGGATTATACACCTGCTgctatgatgatgatgatgttgttgaggatgatgatgatgatgttgttgaggatgatgatgatgatgacacATCACCACCAGCAGTGTCAACTGTCTGTCTGGCAGAAATAACCCGGTCAAGGGTTTGGTCAGGGACTGCAATTCCAGCAGTCTCCAGGTCTGCAACAATTGCAATGGCTGCGTCTAGTTCTCCAAGGTCAACGCATATCGAGATTACTTCATCATAGAGGGGACTGCAtacaagaaacaaaattagaTGGAAAGCTAATCTAAATGAAACCAACCATGTAATACAGTCTCATGAAAGTGATTTGAAAAATCTGGTAGAGCTCTGAGTCAGACTTTTGTGCACAGCCTAAGTAGTACCATCCAGTTTCATTTCTAGATTCTTCAATTATACAAGTTTGAAAGACAATTAAAGAACTCAATAGCTTATTCCCAGCACTTGTGCCGAACACCCTCAGCCCCCCTTTagaagagggaaaaaaaatgaagccTAATATGTAAGCCGTCACCTTAATTAATCAGATATTGGACCATGACATACCTCCCAAAGACAAAACCAAGACTGTGTGCCGTCtgcaagatcttcaagaaggCTGAAGGCATAGGAGCCTTTATAGCTGCACGCAGAATCATAGCACAATCCCCAACAGTGGGTGTTCCACCCAATTCTATAACctgaaaaattatatatatattaaatttcatcagtTAATGTGAGCACATACAGATGCCAACACTTGGGGGCATGATAATTATCCAGCATGGGAAAAAAATTGCAACATGTCAATGCAATTTCATGTGCTGCCTGATCTAAAAGAAGCAGGAAATTTTAACCAATGTAGAAGTGAATATATTATTAGGCTGCCATGAAACAGGAGAAAAACTTTATGATGTGATAGAACATGTCCATCAAAGCAGaatttttgtttacaaaattGAGATAGATGTAGATGAACAGAGAAATGAGTACAAACAAGGAGAAGAAACTACAAGATACGACTATTGAGGACCTAAGTAAGCAggaaataagaacaaaccttCTGCATTACTTGAATAGCCAACTCAACTTCCCATTCCTGTGACCATTTTCGAGGAGGTTTATTTTTCAGTTCTTTCTCCCACGTCCAACCCCAAGCATCGGCTATTGTGTACATGTCTTCTACATCAAACACCTTCCTCTCTCTGAGCTCCTGAAATGCTTCAAAAATATCCTCAGGAAACCAAtcgtcatcatcatcatcctgCATCCACAAGCAAAAAGAGATGCATCTCTAGCAGCaagcataaatatatataggaGATGAATGTCTCAAGAATTCTTTGATAAAAAAAGGCAAATTTTGACTGTCACCACACATCAGTTTATGCAGTAGGCAACAGATGgattttcttgaaatatatTGCATTTGCAACATCCTGGGCACTAAGACAAGTCATAAGAAATCATAGCAACATTATATTTCCCACCTCTACTGAAACTCGAGAAGACCTTCTTCGTGATTTTTTGGATCTAGTGGTTGTTTGGTCAGAGTCTTTCAACAATTGAACCCCAATCATCTGAAGAGGCTTCTTAGCTTCAACTTCCTTATCCTTAATCCTGTCTCCTTCTTGGCTTTCAGCTTGTTCTCCTTCCTCCTCTTCATCAgcttcttcatcttcaataTCCTTTGCAGCGTCTTCTACAACATCGCCATCATCCAGCTCATCATCTGCAGGTTCTGATTCACCCTCATCGATAGGCTTCACATGATCAACATTCAAGTGTTCTCCAAGAAAGCGGCGTTTCCAGAACTCTGTATTTCCTTCTTCCAACTTGATCCGTGAAATTAGCTCATCTACCTCCTCATCAACCTGCAAGAGATAtgcaattgaaaaaaaaatattgaatgcATAAATTAAAATGCTAGAATGAAAAATTCAATATGCAAACGATATGGTTTTGTGaatacaaaatatattaataaattacaacctcttcctcttcctcctcCACAGGAGGAACCCAAAGAGGCCGACCACGTGAGCGGTTTATTCTCCTCGCTTTTTGCACACGCTGGTAAAGAACATTTCTTGTTCCGTCAATTGGTAGACCTTGTGCCTCAAGCTCTTCCTTTAGCTCAGATACTATCATCTTACTAGCGGCCTTGGGTTTTAAAACATTCTGGTCAGgaccttttattattttctttaaccTCTCCGAGACTCTCACATAGTCCGATTCAGATGCACCACCAAGAGCTGCAAGTCCTTCATTCTGCAAGGTTTTCAAAAGCTTCCGGTGGTGCAACTTCCAGTCCTCAAGACATCTTTGCTTGAAGGAGGTTTCCATAGGGTTTGAATATATAAATCCAGCAGCATCAGGATCTAGAGGAGTTTTTCCCCTCCGAGGCACCCATCGCTTGCGCTCACCAGTAAGCCCACCCTCTTCAATGTACCTGGTTTCAAAGACAGTAAGTATTAAGAAAATCACCAAATCATCAATCATCGATTTATTGACAGTCTGAATTGTAAAGCATTATAGAAAATTTTCGGGCAATTAAGGTATGCCACAATGTATTAAGTGAATGATACATAGGAGTcgattaattttgaaattgaacaGAAGCAAAACGGTTCAATAAAACCATGCTTGAAAATTTGACTATTCTGAGGATGATGAAGGTAGCATTCTATGCATTATCCAGCATGAAGTGAGATTTAAACTTCATTATGTAACTATTACAGTAAAAGCTACATTTCAGTTAAACAATCAATATAAACCAAGCACATAATGTCAAATTCTCTTCATAGCCATTTACGAATAAAGATGGTCAAGCATTAAAGACAACTTCAAATTTAACGTTTAGAAATCTTCCAGTAAGGCACATAAGGCATGAATGGGAAACTATAAATAGATTGTTAAGTTATTGCAGCAGACTTGACTGTTGATAAAAAGGCACACCTAGCAATGTAATCAATCTCATATCCAAGTTCAGCTTCTTCTTGTAGAGGTTCAATCCATGAGCTAACTAGTGTACGGTATTTTCTGCTTAGAATCATAGCTCTTGGAGGAATAGGTTGGTTATCTTTGGCCATAGCTTGCAAAGCCTCTAGCAATTCAACAATTCTTCCTGATCCAAGCATGAGTACAAGGTAATAAACATTAAATCTACAGCCAAGAAAGATTAACTTTATTTGACCATATAGATAACAAAAATACCTAGATACCTTCTCGACATAATGCTCGAAGATACAAAGAAAGTGGATCATCAAAGTTTCCTTCATTTTGCAACACTCTTGTCCCCCCTTCAAACTTCTTTAGAGCACGAAAGTGCCGAATAGCTTCCTTTACAACACAGTACTTCGTAAAGCACTCCACTAACAGCCTGAACATGTGAGCATGACATCATCTATCATggacaaaaatgaaaatagtagaaaaaaagaaaagggaggCAGTACACTATGAAAGTTGCAATTGATCAAGACTGTAAAAAGTGAATGTAAAAGCATCTAGTTGAAGCACATTGCATTAATGAAATTTACTAGAGAAGACAAATAAAGGCTGCTTTCACCTAGAAAAgtattttctaaattaatcAAGTAAATCAATATTTGAATCTCAGAAGCAACCAAGGAATCACTTTCAAGTAAGGCAGATAATGCATTGTTTCCATGTAAGAACAACAGACCAGTCGTATATCAATCTATATGAAGGGTAATCATGTGTGAACCCCATAATTTAAAGCAAACTTATGTGTAGGAATTTTTCTGGCAGCAAGGGTATCCTTCCTAAgttgaaatcaaaataaacaacacAACTTATTAACAAAATGCAACAAGAGATAACTTTTGACAATCAATGCATTCAACACTACAGCAAACAGgatcaagaacaaaaacaacagAAAGGAAATCTTCAGACAAGTTTGGTCCATCAGCCTTCTGCAGCTTACATAATAAGGCTGTGCAACACCTAGAGCAACTCCATAATATTTTTGGGGCAAATTTTATCTGGAGTTGAAAAAAAGAGGTGACAAATGCGTAGCTAAATCACTTAAAAATGGGTTGacaaatcaattaaatcaaaagGGAAAGCAGAAAAAGCTAAACAGGCAAAATCTCACAAATGAAACTTATGAGAAGTGTTTAAACAAGCAgcataaacaattttatgCAGTTTCATGGTCATGATCACCTACTTCTTAGGAGCATCCTGAGTTAGCTGAATACTAAGTAATTGGAATTTATGGATAAAATATGACTGATGGTTTGTTCCAAAGTATCTCACACTTTCCACCATGGCAAGGAAAAGGGGGTGAGAAGGGGAAGGGGGAATGCCTCTAATAGGACCAAATCTCACCTTGCTTGAGTGATCAAAGGGTTGTAAGAAATAAAGGAGAGAAATTATTCATGCCACCAAGAAGCAAGGGTTTTTCCATTCTAAACAGCTTAAAATTTGATCAATGACTACACCAAGTTTTCCTGCATGTGAGGAACAAGTTGGGTTGCCATCTACAAACCAAAGATTTAGAGGAATGGCAACAGCAGAAGCTTACACTATGGCTAAATAAACCAGGTTAACAGATGACAAGAGTAAACAAGTAAAACAATCCAATTCCTTTGGACTATTACTCACAATAATTTGCAAGATAAAATGGCACCAAAGGTTACTTTTCTAACTTTTACACAGAAAATAAAGACAATAAGGCATATGCGCCAAGAAAAATGCTTCAAATATTTACCAATAATAGGAAAAAAAGACTTTTGCTTACGCATAGGTTTTCACATTAGGCTGCACACGCTTGTGGTCTTCAACCATCATCCCAAGTAACTCAGCCACATCTTGCACCCTGCAATtcatatcaaaattcaaaatatttagtGATGTAAGGGACTCTATAGCATATACCATTAAGTTATAAGCAACTTAAGAACCACTCAGCATCCCACCAGAAATGGAACTAAAAAGCCATAACTGGATAATTTGGTAAATTTGATTTATGGACTCAACTTAGTAAAGGTTCCTTAATTATGAGTTTAATAACCAATTTCTATGCTATTCAAATTTCCatatgaaaattatcattaaattCTTATACTAAACAAGATGACTGTCAAATAAATAGACTGAAAGCTTTCATGTCTACCAGCAGAAATATTGCCCCAAATAAAGAAAGTGGCATCGCAAGTGATTTGCTAGATAAATTACCTGTCATAAGATTCAGCTCTAGTATATGCTTGAATCACCCAATTATATGTCTCTGTGTCAGGTTTCATATATTCTGTTATCCAAAGACAATAATGTATGTTAGACAAACCTTGAACAATTGAAGCATTTCATGTCCTCAAATGTTGTCAAAGCAACAAAAAGAAGTAACTAAAATAAATGAGAACCTTCTCCATATTCCATGTTCTCAAATGTTGCAAAAGCTATTTCCGGTATCCCACAAGTGGCCTAAATAAAGGAAACAGATGGAAATCAGTATAAACTAGCAGATATCTAACAAAGAGTGGGGAAAGGATTCCAACAAACAGCGACTAATGGAAACCATCAAATACTTAAAGATGCTTTCTTATTGCGCTATCACAATTCCATTCTTTGAAGGATAAAAGTCACTATATGAAAAAGCCATCATCACATTTCCATATAGTTAGCTGGCTCCAAACAAACATTGTAAATTACATACATCAACCAAAACACACACAGTCCCAAAAGTTTGAATGAATGTAaactacaaaaaaaatcaaatgcaAATAGCTTTTACTCATTATTAGAGCACTGAATTGCAAAACTCAAACTCCATTTGAAGGGTTAACAAAGAAGGTCAAAACACCAAACACACAATCAGAAAACTCACTTGCACACTAAGAAGGCaattgaaatgaaaagttGTTGCCATCCGTCCAGCAGCCTCCATTTCATAGGCAATTTCTAATGCATTAGAATGATCCCCGACTTTACAATCCTCCTCAATCATTAAATCGTACAGCTCATTTGTAGCTCTCAGCCCACCTTTGGCACCCTTCAAAAACACATTGTTGGCATCTTCCATATATTTGTTCCTAACAAGCTCCTCTGTGGAGGGAAACTTCAACAactaagaataaaattatcGAATATCCAGATAATAACACACATAAAAACACAGTTCATGGTGTTTGTTAAACATTGTACCAACAagaataatccaagcttgacgAATATCGTAGTTTAACTTTTCCAGTGCTGCAAGGACTTCCAAGCCTTTGGTTGCAAGGCCTTTAGACCCAAATAGACGAATCATTGAAACAAGCGTTTCATGGAGAGGACGAACACCCACACCCAATTCCCTCCTCAATGCTTGCATCTACATTCCAAATTACCAAAAGTTTGTTCAAAATattaaccaaaacaaaaacctGTTTGAGTTAACACTTgcattcaaataaataattgatttttttatcaaagaagaaaattttatcaattcccactaaaaaacaaaatttttttaaatcaaagaaTCCAAATTCATGCATTTCTgcccaaaaaaagaaaaaaaaaaaagccatttGAGTTTTCAATGCAAAAAGCCAAAAGTCATTCATTTCcactcaacaaaaaaaagCATATTTATTGCCGAATTATACCATACCGCGCCTTCAACATCACCATTTAGTACGTGAGCAACGACAAGCCCATGGAACGACCTGGGGCCGGGAGTGAGGCCGGCGGCGATCATGTCGTAAATGACATCGGAGACGCCGGCGACGTCTCGGGACCTGGCTTTCTGCATAAGCTCTTCCATGAAGGTGAGACGGAGCGATTTCTCGAGGGCCGAAACGGCAGCGTTCGAGGAAGAGAGAGTGGCATTGTCTTCGTCTTTCTTCTGTTGGGATTGGCGCTTCTTCCTTCTGGGTGATGGCTTTCGCTTTGGGGCGGATACAGCAGCGTAAACGACGGCGTTTCGGTGGCGGGAGAGAGGGGGAGTCGAAGGGAGGACAgtgtgagagagaaagagggacaTTTCTTTTGGGAGGGAATGGATAAGACAGAGAGGGGGAGAGGTTTAAGGAAAGAAATGGGGGGGTTTTTCGATTCGAACGTTGGACAGAGAAAGCAGCActcttggttttttttttttcccatcgcactatttctttttctattttagattttaaacaagttttttcataaatttcgttttatatttttcttagattaaaattatttatttatttatttggataatttttttattatgaagaaaaattatttacgagttgaatttatgaaatttatgTAAATACCCTTACCTTGCctttttttatagttaaagaaTTCGTCTCTGTttatataataacaaaatcgaaaaatcaagtgtaatttttgaattaggtgaagtttaattttaagaaaatgatGGTTAAAGGCTGATGAGTGATGATAATTCAAGTAGAtatcttgaaaaaaaaaattaaagaggaTTGCAAGGGGATCGTTTGCTATTATTGCTTttagtttattatttttatctcattCTTGTTTGAATAATATATGACAAATAATcatgaaattttgtttaatagtTAGTATAATTTACagatttcaagctattattatatcaattaaaatgatgaatttttcttactaaaataaaaggtaaagaaaaaaaatgcataaaGACAGATAAATTGCAA from Theobroma cacao cultivar B97-61/B2 chromosome 5, Criollo_cocoa_genome_V2, whole genome shotgun sequence carries:
- the LOC18600009 gene encoding uncharacterized protein LOC18600009 isoform X1, with amino-acid sequence MSLFLSHTVLPSTPPLSRHRNAVVYAAVSAPKRKPSPRRKKRQSQQKKDEDNATLSSSNAAVSALEKSLRLTFMEELMQKARSRDVAGVSDVIYDMIAAGLTPGPRSFHGLVVAHVLNGDVEGAMQALRRELGVGVRPLHETLVSMIRLFGSKGLATKGLEVLAALEKLNYDIRQAWIILVEELVRNKYMEDANNVFLKGAKGGLRATNELYDLMIEEDCKVGDHSNALEIAYEMEAAGRMATTFHFNCLLSVQATCGIPEIAFATFENMEYGEEYMKPDTETYNWVIQAYTRAESYDRVQDVAELLGMMVEDHKRVQPNVKTYALLVECFTKYCVVKEAIRHFRALKKFEGGTRVLQNEGNFDDPLSLYLRALCREGRIVELLEALQAMAKDNQPIPPRAMILSRKYRTLVSSWIEPLQEEAELGYEIDYIARYIEEGGLTGERKRWVPRRGKTPLDPDAAGFIYSNPMETSFKQRCLEDWKLHHRKLLKTLQNEGLAALGGASESDYVRVSERLKKIIKGPDQNVLKPKAASKMIVSELKEELEAQGLPIDGTRNVLYQRVQKARRINRSRGRPLWVPPVEEEEEEVDEEVDELISRIKLEEGNTEFWKRRFLGEHLNVDHVKPIDEGESEPADDELDDGDVVEDAAKDIEDEEADEEEEGEQAESQEGDRIKDKEVEAKKPLQMIGVQLLKDSDQTTTRSKKSRRRSSRVSVEDDDDDDWFPEDIFEAFQELRERKVFDVEDMYTIADAWGWTWEKELKNKPPRKWSQEWEVELAIQVMQKVIELGGTPTVGDCAMILRAAIKAPMPSAFLKILQTAHSLGFVFGSPLYDEVISICVDLGELDAAIAIVADLETAGIAVPDQTLDRVISARQTVDTAGGDVSSSSSSSTTSSSSSSTTSSSS
- the LOC18600009 gene encoding uncharacterized protein LOC18600009 isoform X2; its protein translation is MMQALRRELGVGVRPLHETLVSMIRLFGSKGLATKGLEVLAALEKLNYDIRQAWIILVEELVRNKYMEDANNVFLKGAKGGLRATNELYDLMIEEDCKVGDHSNALEIAYEMEAAGRMATTFHFNCLLSVQATCGIPEIAFATFENMEYGEEYMKPDTETYNWVIQAYTRAESYDRVQDVAELLGMMVEDHKRVQPNVKTYALLVECFTKYCVVKEAIRHFRALKKFEGGTRVLQNEGNFDDPLSLYLRALCREGRIVELLEALQAMAKDNQPIPPRAMILSRKYRTLVSSWIEPLQEEAELGYEIDYIARYIEEGGLTGERKRWVPRRGKTPLDPDAAGFIYSNPMETSFKQRCLEDWKLHHRKLLKTLQNEGLAALGGASESDYVRVSERLKKIIKGPDQNVLKPKAASKMIVSELKEELEAQGLPIDGTRNVLYQRVQKARRINRSRGRPLWVPPVEEEEEEVDEEVDELISRIKLEEGNTEFWKRRFLGEHLNVDHVKPIDEGESEPADDELDDGDVVEDAAKDIEDEEADEEEEGEQAESQEGDRIKDKEVEAKKPLQMIGVQLLKDSDQTTTRSKKSRRRSSRVSVEDDDDDDWFPEDIFEAFQELRERKVFDVEDMYTIADAWGWTWEKELKNKPPRKWSQEWEVELAIQVMQKVIELGGTPTVGDCAMILRAAIKAPMPSAFLKILQTAHSLGFVFGSPLYDEVISICVDLGELDAAIAIVADLETAGIAVPDQTLDRVISARQTVDTAGGDVSSSSSSSTTSSSSSSTTSSSS